Part of the Pseudarthrobacter sp. L1SW genome, ACGACTCAATCCGGCCTGGTGAGCACCTGACCGAGAAACAGGTAAATGAGCGGCTCCTCGGTTACACGGAGGATGTGGTCCTGCTGCGCCGCTACCTGGTTGACTTCGGACTGCTGGAGCGGACGCCTTCGGGTTCCTCCTATGGACGGCCACAGGAATCCTAGGAAATTACAGCTCACCCCTTGACGGTTGCAAAACGTTTTGCATATAGTGATGCAGGCAACATACAAAACGTTTTGCAAAGGAAAGGTCGATGGCGACGAAGGTAAACATCCGGGACGTAGCGAAAGCTGCAGGCGTTTCCGTGACCACTGTGTCGCATGCCCTGAGCGAAGCGCACAGCTCCCGGGTGAACGCCCGGACCGTGGAGCACATCAAGGCCGTCGCCGGCGACCTCGGCTACGCACCGAACCGTTTGGCGAGCGGACTGCGCAACCAGCGCTCCCAGATCCTGGGCCTCGTCAGCGACGAGATCACCACCACCCCCTTCGCCGGCGCCATGATCCAGGGCGCACAGGACGCGGCCTCCGAGCACGGACACCTGCTGATGGTGGTCAACTCCGGCCTGGACAATGAACTGGAGCGCCAGGAGATCCGGGCACTGCAGCAGCACCAGGTTGACGGAATCATCTTCGCCCGGATGTTCAACCAGCGGGTGTCCGTACCCGACGAACTGAGCGCGGTTCCCACCATCGTGTTGGACGCCACCACAGACAACCCCGGGATGTCCTCGGTAGTGCCGGATGAGTTCGGCGCCGGCGAGTCCGCTGCCGAACTCCTGGTGGCGGCAGGCCACCGGAGGATCGCCATGATCAACAACGAGGACGACATCCCTGCTGCACACGGCCGGTTGGCAGGTTTCCGGGAAGGCCTGCTGCGCCATGGACTGGAACTGCCGGCAGAGTACCTGCTCGCCGGGCATCCGAGCACGGCCGGAGGGCGCAATGCCGCCCTCCAGCTGCTGTCCGGACCCGGGCGGCCCACCGCATTGTTCTGTTTCAACGACCAGATGGCCATGGGCGCCTACCAGGCGGCCGGCTATCTTGGGCTGGGCATCCCGGCAGACCTCTCGATTGTGGGAGTGGACAACCTGGAACTGATTGCCGACGCCCTTTGGCCCGGGCTCTCCACCATGGCCCTCCCCCACTATGAAATGGGCCGGTGGGCGGTCCATAAGCTGCTCAACGAACTGGAAAACCCCGGCGCGCCCCGGGTGCAGGAAAAGGTCGCATGCCCGCTGGTCGAACGCGGCTCCGTGGCCCCGCCCAAGAACTGACCCTGACGCCAACTGACCCGCAGGGCAGCCGTCGAGGCTGCCCTGGAACGAACCTGTCTTACCCCACAAAGAACGGGAACGCAGCCGTTGCAGCGGCCGCGTTCCCAGCAGGACCCCGTCACACCCCTCCACCCTGTCCAAGCAGAAAGACTGACCATGAACACGAAGCTCACCAAGGTCCTGGCGACCAGCATAGCCGCCGTCGCCCTCACCGCCACCCTCGCCGGCTGCGGCAAGGGCAGCGCCTCCTCCTCCAGCGAAGGGTCCGGCGAGATCGCGCTCTGGACCCACAACGCCGGCAACGCCGACGAACTGGCCGCAGTCCAGAAGATCGTGGACTCCTACAACGGCAGCCAGGACAAAGTGAAGATCAAGGTCCAGGCCTTCCCCCAGGACTCCTACAACGACTCGGTGGTCTCCGCCGCCGCAGCAGGCAACCTCCCCTGCATCGTGGACATTGACGGACCGAACGTGCCCAACTGGGCATGGGCCGGTTACCTGAAGCCCCTGGAACTGGACGCTGACCTTTCCGAGCAGCTCCCCAGCACAGTGGCTGAATGGGACGGAAAGCCCTATGCGGTGGGCTACTACGACGTGGCGCTGGCCATGATGGCACGCGGCTCCGACCTGGAGGCCGCCGGGGTACGGGTTGCCACCATGGAGCAGCCCTGGACCAAGGAGGAGTTCCAGGACGCCCTGACGAAGCTCAAGGCCCTCGGCAAGTGGGAGCACCCGCTGGACCTGGGCACTGCCGGCACCGGCGAATGGCTTCCGTACGCCTATTCCCCCTTCCTGCAGTCCTTTGGCGGCGACCTGGTCAACCGCGACGGCTTCCAGAGCGCCCAGGGCGAGCTCAACGGCGACAAGGCTGTGGCGTGGGCGGAGTGGTTCCGCGGCCTGGCCGACCAGGGTTTTATGGCCAAGAAGAGTGGCAAGGATTCCACCCAGGACTTCCTGAACAACAAGAGCGCCATCGTCTACACCGGCTCGTGGGCCGCGGACAAGGCCAAGGCCGCACTGGGCGATGACCTCGTGGTCATGCCGCCTGTTGACCTTGGTGAAGGCCCCAAGATCGGCGGTGCCTCCTGGCAGTGGGGCGTCACCAGCGGCTGCAGCAATTCCGAGGCGGCCATGGACTACCTCTCCTACTCCCTGAAGCCGGAGAATATCGCTGCAGTGGCCAAGGCCACCGGCGCCATCCCCGCCAGCGAGGAGGCTGCGGCCCAGATCCCATCGTTCGCCGAGGGCGGCGCCAACCGGATCTTCATGGACTTCTCCCGCGAGTACGCCGTCATGCGGCCCGAGACACCCGCCTACCCCTTCATCGCCACGGAGTACGGCAAGGCCGTCCAGGACATCCTGAACGGAGCAGACCCCAAGTCCACCCTGGACAGCGCCGTGAAGGCCATCGACGCCAACATCAAGTCCAACGGCGGCTACAAGAACTAGCCGGCGCCGCCGGAGGCCTGCCGCGCCCATCGGCGCGGCAGCCCTCCGGCAGCCCGACCTACGAAAGACTCCCCATGGCAACTGCTCCCCTTCCCACCCGCCCACGCGTCCCATCGAGCACCCAGGCCGCCCCGCCGCCGTCGAACGTTAAACCCGCTGCGCACCGCCGGCCCGGATTCCGCCGCGACCAGCTCAGCGGCTGGGGCATGATCGCCCCCGCGGCGCTGCTCCTGCTGGCCTTCATCTTCATTCCGGCCATCCTGGGCTTCGGCCTGGCCTTCACCAACGCCCGGCTCATCTCGCCGCGGCCGGTTGAATTCGTGGGGCTGGACAACTTCACCCGCCTGTTCACGGACCCCACGTTCTACCGCGCCCTGCTCAACGTCGCCTACTTCACCGTGGTCATTGTCCCGGTGCAGTCCGGCCTGGCGCTGGTAATGGCACTGTTGATCAACAAGAAGTTCCGCGGCGTGAATTTCTTCCGGACGGTGTACTTCCTTCCCGTGGTCACCTCCATGGTGGTTGTCTCACTGCTGTGGCTGTTCATGTACCGCAAGGACGGCCTGATCAACGAGATCCTCGCGGCCGTCAGCTTCGGCCTGATCGACGGGCCGGACTGGCTGGGCGATCCCAACACCGCAATGCCGGCCATCATCATCCTGTCCATCTGGCAGGCCGCCGGCTTCCACATGATCATCTGGCTGGCCGGGCTGCAGGGCATCTCGGGCGAACTCTATGAGGCGGCCCAGCTGGACGGCACCAGCCGCTGGCAGCAGTTCCGCTACGTCACCTGGCCCGGGCTCTTCCACACCCGCAGCCTGGTGCTTGTCACCATCACCATCCAGGCCCTTGGACTCTTCGACCAGATCAGCGTGATGACCCAGGGCGGACCCATGGATTCCACCACCACCATCATTTACGAAGCCGTCCAGTCCGGCTACCGGCAGCAGGAAACCTCCTACGCCTCCGCCATTTCGCTGGTGTTCTTCGTCCTCGTCCTGATCGTCTCCGCGGTGCAGCGCCACCTCACCCGGGAGAAAGACTGACATGAAAAACCAACTCCTCCTGAAGAACGCCGGCACCATGCTGGTGCGCATCCTCTTCGCGGTTGTCGCCGCGTTCCCCATCGTCTTCATGCTGGTGTCCTCACTGAAACCGGACCAGCAGATCTTCGGTGACATGTCCTCCCTGGCCGCGTTCCTGCCGGTGGGCAACATCTCGTTCGACAATTACACGGCCGTCTTTGACCGGGTCCCGGCGGCCCGCTTCCTGCTCAACTCGGTGGGCGTCTCCGCCGTCACGGTCATCCTGGGCATCTTCGTCAACAGCCTCTGCGCCTTCGCCCTGTCCCGGATGCAGGTCCGCGGCAAGAAGATCGTATTCACCGCCATCCTGGCCACGCTGATCGTGCCTTTCCAGACCCTAGCCCTGCCGCTGGTGTGGTGGGTCAACCAGCTCCCCTACTTCGAGCTGAACGGCTTCAGCCTGGAATTCTCCAAGGGCTGGCTGGACACCTACCAGGTGCAGATCATCCCGTTCATCGCCAACGCGTTCTCCATCTACCTGTTCCACCAGTACTTCGAATCCATCCCCAAGGAACTGGACGAGGCCGCCCGCATCGACGGCGCCGGCTGGTTCAAGATCTACCGCCAGGTGGTCATGCCGC contains:
- a CDS encoding LacI family DNA-binding transcriptional regulator, which translates into the protein MATKVNIRDVAKAAGVSVTTVSHALSEAHSSRVNARTVEHIKAVAGDLGYAPNRLASGLRNQRSQILGLVSDEITTTPFAGAMIQGAQDAASEHGHLLMVVNSGLDNELERQEIRALQQHQVDGIIFARMFNQRVSVPDELSAVPTIVLDATTDNPGMSSVVPDEFGAGESAAELLVAAGHRRIAMINNEDDIPAAHGRLAGFREGLLRHGLELPAEYLLAGHPSTAGGRNAALQLLSGPGRPTALFCFNDQMAMGAYQAAGYLGLGIPADLSIVGVDNLELIADALWPGLSTMALPHYEMGRWAVHKLLNELENPGAPRVQEKVACPLVERGSVAPPKN
- a CDS encoding sugar ABC transporter substrate-binding protein, translated to MNTKLTKVLATSIAAVALTATLAGCGKGSASSSSEGSGEIALWTHNAGNADELAAVQKIVDSYNGSQDKVKIKVQAFPQDSYNDSVVSAAAAGNLPCIVDIDGPNVPNWAWAGYLKPLELDADLSEQLPSTVAEWDGKPYAVGYYDVALAMMARGSDLEAAGVRVATMEQPWTKEEFQDALTKLKALGKWEHPLDLGTAGTGEWLPYAYSPFLQSFGGDLVNRDGFQSAQGELNGDKAVAWAEWFRGLADQGFMAKKSGKDSTQDFLNNKSAIVYTGSWAADKAKAALGDDLVVMPPVDLGEGPKIGGASWQWGVTSGCSNSEAAMDYLSYSLKPENIAAVAKATGAIPASEEAAAQIPSFAEGGANRIFMDFSREYAVMRPETPAYPFIATEYGKAVQDILNGADPKSTLDSAVKAIDANIKSNGGYKN
- a CDS encoding carbohydrate ABC transporter permease; this encodes MATAPLPTRPRVPSSTQAAPPPSNVKPAAHRRPGFRRDQLSGWGMIAPAALLLLAFIFIPAILGFGLAFTNARLISPRPVEFVGLDNFTRLFTDPTFYRALLNVAYFTVVIVPVQSGLALVMALLINKKFRGVNFFRTVYFLPVVTSMVVVSLLWLFMYRKDGLINEILAAVSFGLIDGPDWLGDPNTAMPAIIILSIWQAAGFHMIIWLAGLQGISGELYEAAQLDGTSRWQQFRYVTWPGLFHTRSLVLVTITIQALGLFDQISVMTQGGPMDSTTTIIYEAVQSGYRQQETSYASAISLVFFVLVLIVSAVQRHLTREKD
- a CDS encoding carbohydrate ABC transporter permease, giving the protein MKNQLLLKNAGTMLVRILFAVVAAFPIVFMLVSSLKPDQQIFGDMSSLAAFLPVGNISFDNYTAVFDRVPAARFLLNSVGVSAVTVILGIFVNSLCAFALSRMQVRGKKIVFTAILATLIVPFQTLALPLVWWVNQLPYFELNGFSLEFSKGWLDTYQVQIIPFIANAFSIYLFHQYFESIPKELDEAARIDGAGWFKIYRQVVMPLSGPATATVAILTFLPAWNSYLWPLMVVQSEELRPVMIGIQYFFQLNVSWGEVMAYASLITVPVVVLFIAFQRSFVNSIASSGVKG